In Bacteroidota bacterium, the following are encoded in one genomic region:
- a CDS encoding Crp/Fnr family transcriptional regulator has protein sequence MAARISEVVTELFPTLATPSLRAEVDAHAQTVRVPAGGFICMEGEACQMLPLVTAGTVRVFVQSDEGREVTLYRIRPGESCVLTASCLLGEADFPAFAVAETDVRAIVVRLSDVRAWMDTSEAWRGFVLGLIARRFAEVIGRMEDLMFRRLDARLADYLLDAAIGGEVARTHEQIATDLGSARAVVSRHLKTLEQNGLVTLDRSRVTLRDTTGLRALLQRP, from the coding sequence ATGGCGGCGCGGATCTCGGAGGTCGTCACGGAGCTGTTTCCTACGCTTGCGACGCCGTCGCTGCGGGCCGAGGTGGATGCCCATGCCCAGACGGTGCGCGTCCCGGCAGGCGGCTTCATCTGCATGGAGGGCGAGGCGTGCCAGATGCTCCCGCTGGTGACCGCGGGGACGGTGCGCGTCTTCGTGCAGAGCGACGAAGGCCGCGAGGTCACGCTCTACCGCATCCGGCCGGGCGAAAGCTGCGTCCTGACGGCCTCGTGCCTCCTCGGCGAGGCGGACTTTCCTGCGTTCGCCGTCGCCGAGACGGACGTCCGCGCCATCGTCGTGCGCCTGTCGGACGTCCGGGCCTGGATGGACACGTCGGAGGCCTGGCGCGGCTTCGTGCTGGGGCTGATCGCCCGCCGCTTCGCCGAGGTCATCGGGCGCATGGAGGACCTGATGTTTCGCCGCCTCGACGCCCGCCTCGCCGACTACCTGCTCGATGCCGCCATCGGCGGCGAGGTCGCGCGCACGCACGAGCAGATTGCCACGGACTTGGGCAGCGCACGAGCCGTCGTGAGCCGCCACCTCAAGACATTGGAGCAGAACGGACTGGTGACGCTCGACCGCAGCCGCGTCACCCTCCGCGACACAACGGGGCTGCGTGCGCTGCTGCAACGGCCCTAG
- a CDS encoding DUF2892 domain-containing protein translates to MTKNMHTVDRVVRLAIVALIAVLYFTGQISGLATILLGIVAAIFALTSFVGMCPLYRALGISTRGKAAA, encoded by the coding sequence ATGACCAAGAACATGCACACCGTGGACCGCGTCGTCCGCCTCGCCATCGTCGCGCTGATCGCCGTGCTCTATTTCACGGGCCAGATCTCTGGCCTCGCCACGATCCTCCTCGGCATCGTCGCCGCCATCTTCGCCCTGACGAGCTTCGTGGGGATGTGCCCGCTCTACCGCGCACTCGGGATCTCGACGCGCGGCAAGGCCGCTGCCTAG
- a CDS encoding pitrilysin family protein, which yields MPASPGASSNAPSTTSASPTEARVPLAERVAVQQAGHARMLALPTPIDNVVSFRGSLWTAPDLGAGEELLQALTVLLLDKGTQTRDRFTVAEALEDRGAQLSFYSDDLRVGFSGRALSDDLPAVLDLLAEQLRAPLLDRTEFAKAKAQVTAGIRRSMDATGSQAAGLLSRRLYGPAHPNFMAEAADELARLDAYTVDDARAYHAAHFGGTKLLVAFAGDLEPMRTAARVEGTLGDWMPHTSAAKYAEAATPQAAGRATRAIADKHNLDVRIGHPLTLRRDHDDFLALYLAVYVLGGNFSARLMSHVRDDLGLTYGIGAQLAGIAVEHAGHALLRVTLSGPNLDRGIEATLAEFRRFVEDGITADELAEKQTTIAGTFSVGLATTRGLATALLVNAERDFEVGYLDAYPEKIHALSLDEVNAAIRRHLDPDALHIGIAGTLPDAG from the coding sequence ATGCCTGCCTCGCCCGGTGCGTCCTCCAACGCGCCTTCCACCACCTCGGCATCGCCTACCGAAGCACGCGTGCCCCTCGCCGAGCGCGTGGCGGTCCAGCAGGCGGGGCATGCTCGCATGCTCGCCCTCCCGACGCCCATCGACAACGTGGTGTCGTTTCGCGGGTCGCTCTGGACAGCGCCCGACCTCGGCGCGGGTGAAGAGCTACTCCAGGCGCTCACGGTACTGCTCCTCGACAAAGGAACGCAGACCCGCGACCGCTTTACCGTGGCCGAGGCGCTGGAGGACCGGGGCGCTCAGCTGAGCTTCTACTCGGACGACCTCCGCGTCGGCTTCTCAGGCCGTGCGCTGTCCGACGACCTCCCCGCCGTGCTCGACCTGCTCGCCGAGCAGCTGCGCGCTCCGCTCCTCGACCGCACGGAGTTTGCGAAGGCCAAGGCGCAGGTGACCGCTGGCATCCGCCGATCGATGGACGCCACGGGCTCGCAGGCCGCCGGGCTGCTCAGCCGCCGCCTCTATGGCCCTGCGCACCCCAACTTCATGGCCGAGGCCGCCGACGAACTCGCACGGCTTGATGCCTACACCGTGGACGATGCCCGCGCCTACCACGCCGCGCACTTCGGCGGCACGAAGCTGCTCGTAGCGTTCGCGGGCGACCTCGAACCCATGCGCACTGCCGCCCGCGTCGAGGGCACGCTCGGCGACTGGATGCCGCACACGTCGGCCGCGAAGTATGCCGAGGCGGCTACGCCCCAGGCCGCCGGTCGCGCCACGCGTGCCATCGCCGACAAGCACAACCTCGACGTGCGCATCGGCCACCCGCTCACGCTGCGCCGCGACCACGACGACTTCCTCGCGCTCTACCTCGCCGTCTACGTGCTCGGCGGCAACTTCTCCGCGCGCCTGATGAGCCACGTCCGCGACGACCTCGGGCTCACCTATGGCATCGGCGCGCAGCTGGCTGGCATCGCCGTCGAGCACGCCGGGCACGCGCTCCTCCGCGTCACGCTCAGCGGCCCCAACCTCGACCGCGGCATCGAGGCAACGCTTGCCGAGTTCCGGCGCTTCGTCGAGGACGGCATCACGGCGGACGAACTCGCCGAGAAGCAGACGACCATCGCGGGGACGTTCTCCGTCGGCCTCGCGACCACGCGCGGCCTCGCGACGGCGCTCCTCGTCAACGCCGAGCGCGACTTCGAGGTCGGCTATCTCGACGCGTACCCCGAGAAGATCCACGCGCTCTCGCTCGACGAGGTCAACGCGGCGATCCGCCGCCACCTCGACCCGGACGCGCTGCACATCGGCATCGCTGGGACGCTGCCGGACGCTGGCTGA
- a CDS encoding NAD(P)H-binding protein, whose amino-acid sequence MTLNPRPSTKPTVAIAGATGFIGTCLRETLRDDAHLVGLTRSATRAANADPSDLTEWRRCDLFSLLQLERGLEGVDYAIYLVHSMLPSSRLTQGSFEDMDLILADNFARAAEKAGVKQILYLGGLLPHEGELSLHLQSRYEVEQTLGARSVPLTALRAGIVVGPGGSSLRILVNLVRRLPAMILPAWTRSLTHPIAIADVLRAFQWSLGNPNAFGQTYDIGGPEVMTYKDMMATASEVAGATTAMLNVPVFSPQLSKLWVSLFGGASRELVDPLVDSLRHDLVAQDNPLLQHLMDGATPYREALRLALTDDGRMRDNPRKTLRKRDDSVIREARLVRSVQRMPLPPGRNARWVAEEYMRWLPTFVRPVLRVTMDADRVCRFYLRPLPEPLLELDFSTERSWPDRQLFYVTGGLLSLDSQEYAGRLEFREMLCGTTILAAIHDFSPRLPWYIYNVTQAIAHVIVMRGFRHHLQHLADKTASAGHAVEDLALSVR is encoded by the coding sequence ATGACCCTCAACCCTCGACCCTCGACCAAGCCCACCGTTGCCATTGCTGGAGCCACGGGCTTCATCGGCACGTGTCTCCGCGAGACGCTCCGCGACGACGCCCACCTCGTAGGGCTGACCCGCTCGGCCACGCGCGCTGCCAACGCCGATCCGTCGGACCTGACGGAGTGGCGCCGGTGCGACCTCTTCTCGCTCCTGCAACTCGAACGCGGCCTCGAAGGCGTCGACTACGCGATCTACCTCGTCCACTCGATGCTGCCGTCGTCGCGGCTCACGCAGGGCTCGTTCGAGGACATGGACCTCATCCTGGCCGACAACTTCGCGCGGGCGGCGGAGAAGGCGGGTGTCAAACAGATCCTCTACCTCGGCGGACTGCTGCCGCACGAGGGCGAGCTCTCGCTCCACCTCCAGAGCCGCTACGAGGTCGAGCAGACGCTCGGCGCGCGCTCGGTGCCGCTGACGGCGCTCCGCGCAGGCATCGTGGTCGGGCCGGGCGGATCGTCGCTGCGCATCCTCGTCAACCTCGTCCGGCGGCTCCCAGCGATGATCCTGCCCGCGTGGACGCGCTCGCTCACGCACCCTATCGCCATCGCGGACGTGCTGCGGGCCTTCCAGTGGAGCCTCGGCAACCCCAACGCCTTCGGCCAGACCTACGACATCGGCGGGCCGGAGGTGATGACCTACAAGGACATGATGGCGACGGCCTCCGAGGTCGCCGGTGCCACCACGGCGATGCTCAACGTGCCCGTGTTCTCGCCGCAGCTCTCGAAGCTGTGGGTGTCGCTTTTCGGCGGCGCCTCACGCGAACTGGTCGATCCGCTCGTGGACAGTCTCCGCCACGACCTCGTTGCCCAGGACAACCCGCTCCTCCAGCACCTCATGGACGGCGCGACGCCCTATCGTGAGGCCCTCCGCCTCGCCCTCACCGACGACGGCCGGATGCGGGACAACCCCCGAAAAACGCTCCGCAAGCGCGACGACAGCGTGATCCGCGAGGCGCGGCTCGTCCGCTCCGTGCAGCGCATGCCCCTTCCGCCGGGCCGCAACGCCCGCTGGGTCGCTGAGGAGTACATGCGATGGCTCCCCACGTTCGTCCGCCCCGTCCTCCGCGTGACGATGGACGCCGACCGGGTGTGCCGCTTCTACCTCCGCCCGCTCCCCGAGCCGCTGCTCGAACTCGATTTCTCGACCGAGCGCAGCTGGCCCGACCGGCAACTCTTCTACGTCACCGGCGGCCTGCTCTCGCTCGATTCGCAGGAGTATGCTGGGCGGTTGGAGTTCCGTGAGATGCTCTGCGGGACGACCATCTTGGCGGCCATCCACGACTTCTCGCCTCGGCTGCCGTGGTACATCTACAACGTCACGCAGGCTATCGCGCACGTGATCGTGATGCGCGGCTTCCGGCATCACCTGCAGCACCTCGCAGACAAGACGGCGTCTGCTGGACACGCTGTGGAAGACCTAGCTCTGTCCGTGCGCTAA